Proteins from one Deinococcus sp. AB2017081 genomic window:
- the infB gene encoding translation initiation factor IF-2, producing MSKIRIYTLAKEVGVENHRMLEILDGLGVQYKSVSSTIEEDTVELIKQILAEEGTQVTGGQVEDVSPTVDAAEPGTGPTSAPATAAQPTAPAVTAPPEPAPGQMSSEGRPTPPAATATQVEERPAATATTELPHRAPVVTIMGHVDHGKTSLLDYIRKTKVAAKEAGGITQHVGAFEAQTSKGRIVFIDTPGHEAFTTIRARGANVADIAIIVIAADDSLMPQTREAIAHAQAAKVPMIVAINKIDLAQADPDRVKTDLTQLNLVPEEYGGDLVVVPVSARSGEGIEDLLEYIILTAEIEDLRADPKGEFAGVIIEGKVDKQAGVLATVMVQQGTLNLGDFLVVGEKYGKVKAMTDTNGGRIKSAGPSTPVQVLGFSEVPDSGEKVVAAKNEHAAREIVQARASDRRDVENARVRSRLTLEEMMGSLGSVRTVNLILRADTQGSVEAIQGILARKESDDVKINVMFAGIGAPSEADVLLASTAEATILCFSVTAAGGVKKIADSKGVDIKSYRIIYELIDEVDRLIKGTSEPVFEEKYLGRAEVRMIIKHPRSGNIAGSYVTDGSLKRNAKAKVTRGKQVVYEGTIVGLKRFKDDVREVQTGYECGINVDWDNVMEGDIIEASEMVEVTPA from the coding sequence ATGTCGAAAATCCGAATCTATACCCTCGCCAAGGAAGTGGGCGTGGAGAACCACCGAATGCTCGAGATCCTCGACGGCCTCGGCGTGCAGTACAAGAGCGTCAGCTCGACCATCGAGGAGGACACCGTCGAACTCATCAAACAGATCCTCGCCGAGGAAGGCACCCAGGTCACGGGCGGTCAGGTGGAGGATGTCTCTCCCACAGTCGATGCGGCGGAGCCGGGCACAGGCCCGACATCGGCGCCCGCCACGGCCGCGCAGCCGACGGCACCCGCCGTGACGGCACCGCCGGAGCCCGCGCCCGGCCAGATGTCCAGCGAGGGCCGTCCGACCCCACCCGCCGCCACGGCCACCCAGGTCGAGGAGCGTCCGGCCGCGACAGCCACCACCGAACTGCCCCACCGCGCCCCGGTCGTGACCATCATGGGTCACGTCGACCACGGCAAGACCAGCCTGCTGGACTACATCCGCAAGACCAAGGTCGCGGCCAAGGAGGCGGGGGGCATCACGCAGCACGTCGGGGCCTTCGAGGCGCAGACCAGCAAGGGCCGCATCGTGTTCATCGACACGCCGGGCCACGAGGCGTTCACGACCATCCGCGCGCGCGGCGCGAACGTCGCGGACATCGCGATCATCGTGATTGCCGCCGACGACAGCCTCATGCCCCAGACGCGCGAGGCCATCGCCCACGCGCAGGCTGCGAAGGTGCCGATGATCGTCGCGATCAACAAGATCGACCTCGCGCAGGCTGATCCGGATCGCGTCAAGACCGACCTGACCCAGCTGAATCTGGTGCCCGAAGAGTACGGTGGGGATCTGGTCGTGGTGCCGGTCAGTGCCCGCTCGGGTGAAGGGATCGAGGACCTGCTGGAGTACATCATCCTGACGGCCGAGATCGAGGATCTGCGGGCCGATCCGAAGGGCGAGTTCGCCGGCGTGATCATCGAGGGCAAGGTCGACAAGCAGGCCGGGGTGCTCGCCACCGTCATGGTGCAGCAGGGCACGCTGAACCTCGGGGACTTCCTGGTGGTGGGCGAGAAGTACGGCAAGGTCAAGGCCATGACCGACACGAACGGGGGCCGCATCAAGTCCGCCGGGCCGAGCACGCCCGTGCAGGTGCTGGGCTTCAGCGAGGTGCCGGACAGCGGCGAGAAGGTCGTCGCCGCGAAGAACGAGCATGCGGCCCGCGAGATCGTGCAGGCCCGCGCCAGTGACCGCCGCGACGTCGAGAACGCCCGCGTCCGCAGCCGCCTGACCCTGGAGGAGATGATGGGGTCGCTCGGCTCGGTACGCACCGTCAACCTGATCCTGCGGGCCGACACCCAGGGCAGCGTCGAGGCGATCCAGGGCATCCTGGCCCGCAAGGAATCCGACGACGTCAAGATCAACGTGATGTTCGCCGGCATCGGCGCGCCCAGCGAGGCCGATGTGCTGCTGGCCAGCACCGCCGAGGCCACCATCCTGTGCTTCAGCGTGACCGCCGCCGGGGGGGTCAAGAAGATCGCCGACAGCAAGGGTGTGGACATCAAGTCCTACCGGATCATCTACGAGCTGATCGACGAGGTCGACCGCCTGATCAAGGGCACCTCCGAGCCAGTGTTCGAGGAGAAGTACCTGGGCCGTGCGGAAGTCCGCATGATCATCAAGCACCCGCGCAGCGGCAACATCGCCGGGTCGTACGTCACGGACGGCTCGCTCAAGCGCAACGCCAAGGCCAAGGTCACGCGTGGCAAGCAGGTCGTGTACGAGGGCACCATCGTGGGCCTCAAGCGCTTCAAGGACGATGTCCGTGAGGTGCAGACCGGCTACGAGTGCGGGATCAACGTGGACTGGGACAACGTGATGGAAGGCGACATCATTGAGGCCAGCGAGATGGTCGAGGTCACGCCGGCGTAA
- a CDS encoding YlxR family protein, giving the protein MTGQGATPTYRHVPERSCVACRRRRPQPELRRVTRVDGVWRVVPGPRTGRGAYVCADTPACWQDRRLRRTFGAQAPALSVQLGASE; this is encoded by the coding sequence GTGACCGGCCAGGGCGCCACCCCCACCTACCGGCACGTGCCGGAACGCAGCTGCGTGGCGTGCCGCCGACGGCGGCCCCAGCCCGAGCTGCGGCGCGTGACCCGCGTGGACGGCGTGTGGCGGGTCGTGCCGGGGCCACGCACCGGGCGGGGCGCGTATGTCTGCGCTGACACCCCCGCGTGCTGGCAGGATCGGCGGCTGCGCCGAACCTTCGGGGCCCAGGCCCCGGCCCTCAGCGTCCAGCTCGGAGCCAGCGAGTGA